A region of Sulfurimonas sp. DNA encodes the following proteins:
- a CDS encoding DUF6488 family protein: MAKSIKASLILLILTFTALYAKSGYDYYHYGNSGSSYKKLNKTAISKIAKAEVKKLTMAKKIPKSWKSIPISKIKKFNSNDWIVSFNNLKIKDKSKRDLYIFVSIYGRVKGANYTGQ; this comes from the coding sequence ATGGCAAAATCAATTAAAGCATCACTTATTCTATTAATACTAACTTTTACAGCATTATATGCAAAAAGCGGATACGATTATTACCATTATGGAAATAGTGGTTCTTCTTATAAAAAACTAAACAAAACGGCTATAAGTAAGATAGCAAAAGCAGAAGTTAAAAAATTAACTATGGCAAAAAAAATTCCAAAAAGTTGGAAATCAATACCCATATCAAAAATAAAAAAGTTTAATTCTAATGATTGGATAGTTAGTTTTAATAATTTAAAAATAAAAGACAAATCAAAACGAGACTTGTATATATTTGTAAGCATCTATGGGCGCGTCAAAGGTGCCAACTATACTGGTCAATAA
- a CDS encoding FAD/NAD(P)-binding oxidoreductase, with protein MDYKYLNNMLSKMDKDLSSKGMSRRDAMKLAGISGASFMMGGSDLEAMEKDQKELVKSGVNGKIVIVGGGLAGMSTAARLTLNLKNPDITVIEPNKQSVSYQPGQTLVAAGIWDADEIVYNRDDFVPEGTKIIEDKVIDFDPTNNQVTTAKGQVIDYDYLIVATGLQLDFERIEGLEHAGRAYSTGDNSRLHKAIGNDGICSIYTGEGAAKTWVEMQKAIELAKNAKDGKKVQFLFTHPSTPIKCGGAPKKIMYLTNARLKEAGARENAELTFYPNGGAMFGVPEYHDTIHEQFKREGFKWHYRTNLIGVEKENKIAIFDSKWQEKGPYDPIMKDFEVISKHEKIRVPYDFLHITPDAVAPREVGESDIGSAKGWVPVNKETLQHVKFDNVFSLGDIAQVPMGKTGGSIRKQYKVLVDNLIAQMEGKKLPSKYAGYTVCPLITDIGTVMLAEFDWTVKPTPSFPLDPLVERWVFWLMKVYALKPMTMYGMLSGKA; from the coding sequence ATGGATTATAAGTATCTTAATAATATGTTATCGAAGATGGACAAGGATTTATCTTCAAAAGGTATGAGCAGAAGAGATGCTATGAAATTAGCTGGTATCTCAGGTGCAAGTTTCATGATGGGCGGTAGCGATCTTGAAGCAATGGAAAAAGATCAAAAAGAACTTGTTAAATCAGGCGTTAATGGAAAGATTGTAATCGTTGGTGGTGGACTTGCTGGTATGAGTACAGCTGCAAGATTAACTCTTAATCTTAAAAATCCAGATATTACTGTGATTGAGCCTAATAAACAATCAGTATCTTATCAGCCAGGTCAAACATTAGTTGCAGCTGGTATTTGGGATGCAGATGAAATTGTTTACAATAGAGATGATTTTGTACCAGAAGGTACGAAGATAATTGAAGATAAAGTTATCGACTTTGATCCAACAAACAATCAAGTAACTACTGCAAAAGGTCAAGTTATTGATTATGATTATTTGATTGTAGCTACTGGTTTACAACTTGATTTTGAAAGAATTGAAGGTTTAGAGCATGCTGGTCGTGCTTACTCAACTGGAGATAATTCAAGACTTCACAAAGCTATAGGTAATGATGGTATATGTTCAATCTATACAGGCGAAGGTGCTGCTAAAACTTGGGTAGAGATGCAAAAAGCTATAGAGTTAGCAAAAAATGCTAAAGATGGTAAAAAGGTACAGTTTCTTTTCACACATCCAAGTACACCTATTAAATGTGGTGGTGCTCCAAAGAAAATTATGTATCTTACAAACGCAAGACTTAAAGAAGCCGGTGCTAGAGAAAATGCTGAACTTACTTTTTATCCAAATGGTGGAGCTATGTTTGGTGTTCCTGAATATCACGATACTATTCATGAGCAATTCAAGAGAGAAGGCTTTAAGTGGCACTATAGAACTAACCTTATAGGTGTAGAAAAAGAGAATAAAATAGCTATTTTTGATTCTAAGTGGCAAGAAAAAGGACCTTACGATCCAATTATGAAAGATTTTGAGGTTATCTCTAAACATGAAAAGATAAGAGTTCCATATGATTTTTTACATATCACTCCAGATGCTGTAGCTCCAAGAGAAGTAGGTGAATCTGATATTGGTTCAGCTAAAGGTTGGGTTCCGGTAAATAAAGAGACACTTCAACATGTTAAGTTTGATAATGTATTTTCACTTGGTGATATTGCTCAAGTACCAATGGGCAAAACAGGTGGATCGATAAGAAAACAATATAAAGTTCTTGTAGATAACTTAATAGCACAGATGGAAGGGAAAAAATTACCTTCAAAATATGCTGGTTATACTGTTTGTCCATTGATAACAGATATCGGTACTGTTATGTTAGCTGAGTTTGACTGGACTGTTAAACCTACACCATCATTCCCACTAGATCCACTAGTAG
- a CDS encoding PAS domain-containing protein, whose product MSIVKSEKTEEWFFSSDQYILSETDEKGIIIYANDLFCELAGYTLEELLGQPHNIIRHEDMPKIAFKGLWDDIQTKGFWTGVVKNLRKDGAYYWVYATALKRVHSDGSVTYLSVRRVPDRASVQACTSLYADLKSKE is encoded by the coding sequence ATGAGCATTGTAAAGAGTGAAAAAACAGAAGAATGGTTTTTTTCTTCTGATCAATATATTCTTAGTGAAACTGATGAAAAGGGAATAATCATATATGCGAATGATTTGTTTTGTGAGTTAGCAGGATATACACTTGAAGAACTTCTAGGGCAACCTCATAATATTATTAGACATGAAGATATGCCAAAAATTGCCTTTAAAGGCTTATGGGATGATATACAAACAAAAGGTTTTTGGACAGGAGTAGTTAAAAATCTTAGAAAAGATGGCGCTTATTACTGGGTGTATGCAACAGCGTTAAAAAGAGTTCATTCGGACGGTTCTGTTACATACCTTTCTGTTAGAAGAGTTCCAGACAGAGCATCGGTTCAAGCCTGTACTTCATTATATGCTGATCTAAAATCTAAAGAGTAA
- a CDS encoding c-type cytochrome, translated as MKKIILCILLASVTLIAADSASVYKSGVLLPANGEAIYKKDCIMCHAADGKQITFEGSSRIEYAPINGLDAAKLAKELKDYRFGSVNKYGYGALMKSSLVDLSYEEIDALAKYISDSIK; from the coding sequence ATGAAAAAAATTATTCTTTGCATATTATTAGCAAGTGTTACTTTAATAGCTGCAGACAGTGCATCAGTATATAAGTCAGGTGTATTGTTACCAGCAAATGGTGAGGCAATTTATAAAAAAGATTGTATCATGTGTCATGCTGCTGATGGAAAACAAATTACATTTGAAGGTTCTTCTAGAATCGAATATGCTCCAATTAATGGATTAGATGCTGCTAAATTAGCAAAAGAGTTAAAAGACTATAGATTTGGAAGTGTTAACAAGTATGGTTATGGTGCTTTAATGAAAAGTTCACTTGTAGATCTCTCTTATGAAGAGATAGATGCTCTTGCTAAATATATTAGTGATAGTATAAAATAA